From a region of the Hymenobacter jejuensis genome:
- a CDS encoding helix-turn-helix domain-containing protein, with product MSNPFEIINSRLDSIEELVQRALHGNAPEPPEELGGLELAQAVTRLSKARIYSLVSERAIPHAKRGNKLYFNRADLLAWIAAGKRGNGQEKGR from the coding sequence ATGAGCAACCCTTTTGAAATCATCAATTCCCGGCTGGACAGCATTGAGGAGTTGGTACAACGAGCGCTGCATGGTAATGCGCCAGAGCCACCCGAAGAGCTAGGCGGACTTGAGTTGGCTCAAGCGGTAACTCGCCTCAGCAAAGCGCGCATCTACTCGCTGGTATCCGAGCGCGCCATTCCCCATGCTAAGCGTGGAAATAAGCTGTACTTCAACCGGGCCGATCTGCTGGCCTGGATCGCCGCCGGTAAGCGCGGCAACGGGCAAGAAAAGGGTCGTTAA
- a CDS encoding site-specific integrase, with protein MSKTTEHKEGKASVKVVYFTSKTLADGSHPFLVRITKDRKRKYIATGLSLHPNYWNEKKQEVRRSYPDLAREKLIEDLRDWEKKYATAAGQLAEADEVHDVRAVASKAIEKRKATRRIKLLAYIDELVAAMMETRKLGNASVYRDLRNQLAKYVQKEYDSQDLAFDRMTVAFCNDWERALRTSGVEEITLSQRFRTLRAVLNKAIANGVAKPEHYPFARNVAEHHKFNVGKFNVSTTKRAISREDIRRLEMIEPATERLRLAKDVFLFSFYCGGINFVDLGQLRWRNVVLDAEVSRLTYIRQKTGGRFTLRLLPPAAAILIAYRPFTYTGPDGYLFPVLTAAKHSTPVQIQDRLHKVLGQVNQDLKILGALAGIASPLTTYVARHSFATHLKREGIATAVISEAMGHKSEAVTAVYLDSFASTTVDSAFEHLL; from the coding sequence ATGAGCAAAACAACTGAGCACAAAGAAGGAAAGGCGAGTGTAAAGGTGGTGTACTTTACTAGCAAAACTTTAGCTGATGGTAGCCATCCTTTTCTCGTACGCATAACCAAAGACCGGAAACGCAAATACATTGCAACTGGGCTCTCGTTGCATCCTAATTACTGGAACGAGAAAAAGCAGGAAGTGCGCCGCAGCTATCCCGATCTGGCCCGTGAGAAGCTGATTGAGGATCTACGGGATTGGGAAAAGAAGTATGCGACAGCGGCCGGACAGCTGGCCGAGGCGGACGAAGTACACGATGTCCGGGCGGTGGCCAGTAAGGCCATCGAAAAACGGAAGGCGACGCGGCGGATAAAACTGCTGGCCTACATTGACGAACTAGTCGCGGCAATGATGGAAACTCGGAAGCTTGGCAACGCCAGCGTGTACCGCGACCTGCGCAACCAGCTAGCCAAGTATGTGCAGAAAGAATACGATTCCCAAGACCTAGCCTTCGACCGCATGACAGTGGCCTTCTGCAACGATTGGGAGAGAGCCCTGCGCACGAGCGGCGTAGAGGAAATTACCCTGTCCCAGCGCTTCCGCACGCTGCGGGCTGTGCTGAACAAAGCCATTGCCAATGGCGTTGCCAAGCCGGAGCACTATCCCTTTGCGCGCAACGTGGCGGAGCACCATAAATTTAACGTGGGCAAATTTAACGTAAGCACTACAAAGCGGGCGATCAGCCGGGAGGATATCCGCCGGTTGGAGATGATTGAGCCTGCTACAGAGCGGCTCCGCTTAGCCAAGGACGTCTTTCTGTTTTCGTTCTACTGCGGGGGCATCAACTTCGTGGACTTGGGTCAACTTCGCTGGCGCAACGTGGTCCTAGATGCCGAGGTATCCCGTCTTACTTATATCCGCCAAAAAACGGGTGGTAGGTTCACGTTGCGCCTTCTGCCACCGGCGGCGGCAATTCTAATTGCCTATCGTCCTTTTACTTACACCGGTCCGGACGGCTATCTGTTTCCTGTACTTACTGCCGCGAAACACTCAACACCCGTGCAAATTCAAGACAGATTGCACAAAGTTCTCGGGCAGGTCAATCAGGATCTCAAAATACTGGGCGCACTAGCCGGCATTGCCTCCCCTCTGACTACTTACGTCGCGCGGCACTCATTTGCTACGCACCTGAAACGAGAAGGCATTGCAACGGCCGTGATCAGTGAAGCGATGGGCCACAAGTCGGAAGCAGTCACCGCTGTGTATTTAGATTCCTTCGCTTCCACTACGGTGGATTCCGCTTTCGAGCACTTGCTCTGA
- a CDS encoding ArnT family glycosyltransferase, with the protein MGVPLFFGLLLLLGVWVYRDYGVSWDEANNHLNGLVGLKYVAQVLVPKLAAREALNRPWIPDIRQFPDSDHGAAFEMAVSVLGYLFTDGDSRSFYLLRHLSVFLMFVMGVWALYQLGKLRFQDWRLGLLGASLLVVSPRMFAEAFYNGKDIVYMSLFLLAIYTLARLLQRPTLMRALVHGVATAAAIDTRVQGLQLIIITFAMLALEARFTKQPVKLSGCVLVYLVATVVFVVMGWPYLWATSVPDLLTAIPKMGVYPWPMTNLYFGHLIPASRVPWHYTLVWIFITTPLPYSFAAAIGFGSWLKEAVRTRLNTLHTFSGRLDFLIVLWLLAPITFTIVFKSALYDGWRHLYFVYPALLLLAIRGLLSIGRVAKRYGQWRRLALGTLVLAGSEVVHTAVCMVQMHPHENAYFSFLPGSVAERLFERDYWGLSYRQGLEWVLANDPAPQVPISVPWYITYYNNSLILTPEQRARLLYSHRDSAHFRYFITAYRWHPQSYGDSVGHEVHAIRVGGVKILSVFKKN; encoded by the coding sequence GTGGGAGTACCGCTCTTTTTTGGCTTGCTGTTGCTATTGGGAGTATGGGTGTACCGCGACTATGGGGTTTCTTGGGATGAGGCCAACAATCATCTCAATGGGCTAGTCGGCCTGAAATATGTGGCGCAGGTTTTGGTGCCCAAGCTGGCTGCGCGCGAAGCGCTCAATCGCCCTTGGATTCCGGATATCCGGCAGTTTCCGGACAGCGACCACGGCGCGGCTTTCGAAATGGCCGTTTCGGTATTAGGTTACTTATTTACCGACGGCGATTCCCGATCATTTTATCTCCTGCGCCATCTGTCTGTGTTTCTGATGTTTGTGATGGGCGTCTGGGCGCTCTACCAACTGGGGAAACTGCGCTTTCAGGATTGGCGATTGGGTCTGCTTGGAGCGAGCCTGCTGGTAGTATCGCCGCGGATGTTTGCCGAAGCTTTTTACAATGGCAAAGACATCGTGTACATGTCGTTGTTCCTGCTGGCGATCTATACCCTTGCCCGCCTGCTGCAACGTCCAACCTTGATGCGAGCGCTGGTTCACGGCGTGGCTACTGCCGCAGCCATTGACACCCGCGTACAAGGGTTACAGTTGATTATCATCACGTTCGCGATGCTGGCGTTGGAGGCTCGCTTCACCAAGCAACCCGTCAAGCTCTCTGGCTGCGTGTTGGTTTACCTAGTGGCTACGGTAGTTTTTGTGGTGATGGGATGGCCCTATTTGTGGGCTACTTCTGTTCCCGACCTGCTCACGGCCATTCCTAAAATGGGAGTGTACCCGTGGCCGATGACCAATCTGTACTTCGGGCACTTGATTCCGGCCAGTCGTGTGCCTTGGCATTACACGCTCGTCTGGATTTTCATTACCACACCGCTGCCATACAGCTTCGCCGCCGCAATAGGATTTGGCTCTTGGCTGAAGGAGGCTGTACGTACACGGCTCAACACCCTACATACATTCAGTGGCCGCCTCGATTTCTTGATAGTGCTTTGGCTATTGGCACCTATTACGTTTACAATCGTCTTCAAATCAGCGCTTTATGATGGATGGCGCCACCTCTATTTTGTCTATCCGGCCTTGTTGCTGCTGGCTATTCGAGGCTTGCTGAGTATTGGGAGAGTTGCCAAGCGCTACGGCCAGTGGCGCCGCTTGGCTCTTGGCACGCTCGTCCTGGCCGGCTCGGAAGTAGTGCACACGGCGGTGTGCATGGTGCAGATGCATCCGCACGAAAACGCCTACTTCAGCTTTTTGCCGGGCTCTGTTGCTGAACGCCTTTTCGAACGCGATTACTGGGGCTTGTCGTATAGGCAAGGGCTAGAATGGGTGCTCGCCAACGACCCCGCACCGCAAGTGCCAATCAGCGTACCGTGGTACATCACGTATTACAATAACTCCCTGATACTAACGCCCGAACAGCGGGCACGCCTGCTCTATTCGCACCGCGATTCGGCGCATTTCCGCTATTTCATCACGGCGTATCGCTGGCACCCGCAAAGCTACGGCGATAGTGTGGGGCACGAAGTACACGCCATCAGGGTAGGCGGCGTTAAAATATTGTCCGTATTCAAAAAGAATTAA